A single genomic interval of Peribacillus sp. FSL H8-0477 harbors:
- the nuoL gene encoding NADH-quinone oxidoreductase subunit L, with amino-acid sequence MMENAWLIPLIPLFSSVILLLFGKQLRESAAYIGIVAVLVSFICSVIVLVERLDAPTYKQEVVWLVTGDVNITAGFEVTALNTLMLVMVSLVSCLVQIYSKGYMEGEKRFSVFYTYLGFFTFAMLGLVLSPNLLQLYFFWELVGLGSFLLIGFYFYKKEAKEAAKKAFIMTRIGDLGLFIAIILLFWKTGSFDFQKIFSSIGAGEISGGMLTLIALLLFAGAVGKSGQFPLHSWLPDAMEGPTPVSALIHAATMVAAGVYLVAVTFPIFSASSAAMETVAVIGGFTAIFAASIAIVQKDIKRILAYSTISQLGYMMLALGTAGYTAGIFHLLTHAFFKALLFLAAGSIIHAIHTQDIYKMGGLWKKMRLTSPLFLIGALSISGVPLLSGFFSKDEILVSAWVNGNYLLFWIAMITAFLTSFYVFRLFFLIFTGKPKTEVVVKESPFSMVLPMGILGILAVCSGYIQTPWFGSYLGDFLVKGNEFLLVPAHSEGPAWIMAAAAVFSLSGILLAYLIYVKQTISRNFLIKEGSFINTTLINKYFIDETYYFTVGKTVKGLALFCSYIERFVISGFEWAVTGTIRSLGSTGARLQSGQVQVYSVAAFAGLAVLVIIYALTGGFIR; translated from the coding sequence ATGATGGAGAATGCATGGCTTATACCGTTAATTCCACTGTTTTCTAGTGTAATTCTGCTTTTATTCGGCAAACAGCTGAGAGAGTCAGCGGCCTATATCGGGATTGTGGCGGTACTCGTATCCTTTATCTGTTCAGTGATTGTTTTAGTTGAGCGATTAGATGCACCCACTTATAAACAGGAAGTAGTCTGGCTTGTTACGGGTGATGTGAACATAACGGCAGGCTTTGAAGTGACAGCACTGAATACGTTGATGCTGGTTATGGTTTCGCTGGTCAGCTGTCTCGTACAAATCTATTCAAAGGGGTATATGGAAGGGGAAAAGCGTTTTTCCGTTTTTTATACGTACCTTGGGTTCTTTACCTTTGCCATGCTTGGACTTGTCCTTTCACCAAATTTATTGCAGCTCTATTTCTTCTGGGAGCTTGTGGGTCTAGGGTCGTTTTTATTGATAGGCTTTTATTTTTATAAAAAGGAAGCCAAAGAAGCAGCTAAAAAGGCCTTTATTATGACTAGAATCGGAGATCTCGGTTTATTCATTGCGATTATCCTTTTATTTTGGAAAACGGGCAGTTTTGATTTTCAAAAAATCTTTAGCAGCATTGGAGCTGGAGAAATATCAGGAGGAATGTTGACACTTATTGCGCTGTTACTTTTTGCAGGAGCTGTCGGGAAATCAGGTCAATTTCCCCTTCATTCATGGCTCCCTGATGCAATGGAAGGTCCAACGCCAGTCTCTGCGTTAATTCACGCGGCGACAATGGTTGCGGCAGGTGTATATTTAGTTGCAGTAACGTTTCCAATCTTTTCAGCGAGTTCGGCGGCTATGGAGACAGTAGCGGTGATAGGCGGATTCACAGCCATTTTTGCTGCATCTATTGCCATCGTTCAAAAAGATATTAAACGGATTCTCGCGTATTCAACAATCAGTCAACTTGGATATATGATGCTTGCTTTAGGGACTGCAGGGTATACGGCTGGAATCTTTCATTTACTCACACACGCTTTCTTTAAAGCTTTGCTGTTCTTGGCAGCGGGCAGTATTATTCATGCTATACATACACAGGATATTTATAAAATGGGCGGGTTATGGAAAAAAATGCGGCTGACAAGTCCCTTATTTCTAATTGGTGCTCTGTCGATTTCAGGTGTGCCGCTTTTATCAGGGTTTTTTAGTAAAGATGAAATTCTCGTATCGGCTTGGGTCAATGGAAATTATCTTTTATTCTGGATTGCGATGATTACAGCCTTTTTAACTTCATTTTATGTCTTCAGGCTCTTTTTCCTTATCTTTACGGGCAAGCCTAAGACGGAAGTTGTAGTTAAGGAATCACCGTTTTCCATGGTGCTGCCGATGGGCATTCTAGGCATTTTGGCTGTCTGCTCAGGATATATCCAGACTCCTTGGTTTGGAAGTTATTTAGGGGATTTTCTGGTTAAGGGTAACGAATTTCTCCTTGTCCCTGCTCATTCAGAAGGACCTGCATGGATTATGGCGGCTGCAGCAGTCTTTTCTCTTTCGGGCATCCTGCTAGCCTATTTAATCTATGTGAAGCAGACCATCTCTCGAAACTTTCTTATTAAAGAAGGATCGTTTATCAATACCACTCTTATCAATAAGTACTTTATCGACGAGACGTATTACTTTACAGTTGGAAAAACCGTGAAGGGACTGGCCCTTTTCTGTTCATACATCGAACGCTTTGTTATAAGCGGATTCGAGTGGGCAGTAACGGGAACCATCCGTAGTCTCGGTTCAACTGGGGCTAGACTTCAATCAGGTCAAGTACAAGTATATAGTGTGGCGGCTTTTGCAGGTTTAGCTGTCTTAGTCATTATTTATGCACTGACAGGAGGGTTTATTAGATGA
- the nuoH gene encoding NADH-quinone oxidoreductase subunit NuoH, with translation MIQDLLQSEPSLLNATIFLLLAVLFLFVVLGFVTYAILSERKVMGLMQMRIGPNQLGGRWGLLQTVADVLKLLLKEDTIPKLADRPLFVIAPILAFAPSFMVLAVLPLTDKLQFADIGVGLLYYVAISGITTVGIVTAGWASNNKYALIGGMRAAAQMISYEIPLVMSLVGVVLLTGSLNLNEIVAAQENVWFIVLQPVAFLIFIIASVAELNRVPFDLPEAESELVAGYFVEYSGFRWAMFMLSEYVYMFAMASLTTVLFLGGWNSLPFLGFIPAAVWFALKFSVVVFLLIWIRITLPRLRSDQLMEFGWKVLLPIALANIMVTAILKELFPNIF, from the coding sequence GTGATTCAAGACTTGCTGCAATCAGAACCGAGCCTCCTCAATGCAACGATTTTTCTTTTACTTGCGGTCTTGTTTTTATTTGTTGTTCTGGGCTTTGTCACGTATGCCATTCTTTCAGAAAGAAAAGTGATGGGGCTGATGCAGATGCGTATTGGACCCAATCAGCTTGGCGGGAGATGGGGGTTGCTTCAGACAGTAGCAGATGTGTTAAAGCTCTTGCTGAAGGAAGATACGATTCCAAAGCTTGCTGACCGTCCGCTTTTTGTTATTGCGCCTATTCTGGCTTTTGCTCCGTCATTTATGGTGTTAGCGGTCTTACCGTTAACGGATAAGCTGCAGTTTGCAGATATTGGTGTGGGTCTGTTGTATTATGTTGCGATTTCGGGGATTACGACTGTAGGGATCGTAACTGCTGGCTGGGCTTCTAATAATAAATATGCCCTAATCGGCGGAATGCGTGCCGCGGCCCAGATGATTTCATATGAAATTCCACTTGTGATGTCCCTCGTTGGTGTGGTGTTACTAACGGGAAGCCTCAACCTCAATGAGATTGTTGCGGCTCAAGAAAATGTTTGGTTCATTGTTCTGCAGCCAGTCGCCTTTTTAATTTTCATCATTGCGTCGGTAGCTGAATTGAATCGTGTACCGTTTGATTTGCCAGAAGCGGAGTCTGAACTGGTAGCAGGCTATTTTGTTGAGTACTCAGGTTTCCGCTGGGCGATGTTTATGTTAAGTGAATATGTCTATATGTTTGCTATGGCCTCCCTGACCACTGTATTATTTTTAGGAGGCTGGAATTCTCTTCCGTTCCTGGGCTTTATTCCAGCAGCTGTTTGGTTCGCCCTTAAGTTCAGCGTGGTTGTTTTTCTATTAATCTGGATAAGAATTACCCTGCCGCGGTTACGATCAGATCAGCTGATGGAGTTTGGTTGGAAGGTGCTTCTGCCTATAGCACTTGCGAATATTATGGTAACTGCTATATTAAAAGAGTTGTTTCCCAATATATTCTGA
- a CDS encoding DUF1146 family protein has translation MFSVLGQQALIGITAHLFFIAITWWALQALNFDKLLRSNSVLKARVLYILLTIAIGSTVSNFFLDYLGFSNQLPFLYSN, from the coding sequence ATGTTTTCAGTTCTGGGACAACAGGCCTTGATTGGAATTACTGCACACCTTTTTTTCATTGCCATTACCTGGTGGGCACTTCAAGCCTTGAATTTTGATAAATTGTTAAGATCAAATTCAGTGCTGAAGGCAAGAGTTCTTTATATCCTGCTAACCATTGCCATTGGATCAACTGTCAGCAACTTCTTTCTGGATTACCTAGGCTTTTCAAATCAGCTACCGTTTTTGTATAGCAACTAA
- a CDS encoding NADH-quinone oxidoreductase subunit J: MTFSGEILAFIILALAAILGGVLLLNLTKVVHMVVALVLSFLSIAGIFILLSAEFVAVVQVLIYSGAITIIMLFGIMLTKHNESETSTKKTRLKHGVLLLAIAGFAYAVYIGIYNLDIASQESTLHENNTEQIGVELFSKQVIPFELASVVLLVALVGAITLAKKPDDEEEGGSQ, translated from the coding sequence ATGACTTTTTCTGGCGAGATTCTCGCATTTATCATTCTTGCGCTAGCTGCCATACTTGGTGGTGTTTTATTGTTAAACCTGACTAAAGTCGTTCATATGGTGGTTGCATTAGTCTTATCATTTCTTAGCATTGCCGGAATCTTTATTCTGCTTTCAGCTGAATTTGTCGCTGTTGTGCAGGTTTTAATTTATTCAGGAGCAATTACGATTATCATGCTGTTCGGGATCATGTTAACTAAGCATAATGAATCAGAAACAAGTACGAAAAAGACCCGTTTGAAACATGGGGTGCTGCTGCTTGCCATAGCAGGCTTTGCTTATGCTGTGTATATAGGAATCTACAACCTCGATATAGCGAGTCAGGAAAGTACCTTACATGAAAATAATACTGAGCAAATTGGAGTGGAACTTTTTTCAAAACAAGTCATTCCATTTGAACTTGCCTCAGTGGTGTTGCTCGTGGCACTTGTTGGAGCAATAACATTGGCAAAGAAACCGGATGATGAAGAAGAGGGGGGAAGCCAATGA
- a CDS encoding YwmB family TATA-box binding protein, translating into MSSNIKKMFSYIVILGLIAMLFGNSTIMAKDKTDIVTMTELIEKEENLTIESWSVYARERTLSIKDQHSFESEVKKLKAEFPLFIWKQENNARGWKAIGTYTNAETNNKESINLMSTRENNQMVTYIIYEVKGSHWNHEAKSFFTTTFEKRTDDIFREKPLIFSCIQGTISDTMDTVLTSEMTRLLGVFKGKTIESMKEPNFISVSGQTNLFEQYLEKKHHMNLQLALRTEGLSGKTTFVVGTPIVTFEY; encoded by the coding sequence ATGTCTAGTAATATAAAAAAAATGTTTTCATACATAGTGATACTTGGTTTGATAGCAATGTTGTTTGGGAATAGTACGATTATGGCCAAGGATAAAACGGACATAGTTACAATGACTGAATTGATTGAGAAAGAAGAAAATCTCACTATTGAGTCGTGGTCAGTCTATGCTAGGGAGAGAACGTTAAGTATTAAAGACCAGCATAGTTTTGAAAGTGAAGTGAAAAAGCTCAAAGCTGAATTCCCTTTATTTATCTGGAAGCAAGAGAACAACGCCCGTGGTTGGAAGGCGATTGGAACATATACGAATGCTGAAACGAACAACAAAGAAAGCATTAATTTGATGTCTACCCGCGAAAATAACCAAATGGTTACGTATATCATATATGAGGTTAAGGGCAGTCACTGGAATCATGAAGCCAAATCTTTTTTTACAACTACATTCGAAAAAAGAACAGATGACATATTTCGTGAAAAACCGCTAATTTTTTCTTGTATTCAAGGGACAATCAGTGATACTATGGATACGGTTTTAACCTCAGAGATGACAAGGCTGTTAGGTGTATTTAAGGGGAAAACAATCGAAAGCATGAAGGAACCAAATTTCATATCAGTTTCAGGACAAACCAACTTGTTTGAACAATACCTGGAAAAAAAACATCACATGAATTTGCAACTTGCCTTGAGAACAGAAGGGTTGAGTGGAAAGACTACATTTGTAGTCGGCACACCAATCGTAACGTTTGAATATTAA
- the murA gene encoding UDP-N-acetylglucosamine 1-carboxyvinyltransferase: MENIIVRGGKRLSGTVKVEGAKNAVLPVIAATLLASDGKSIIKDVPTLSDVYTINEVLRNLNAEVAFQNNQVTVDASKDLLDEAPFEYVSKMRASVLVMGSLLARNGRARVALPGGCAIGSRPIDQHLKGFEAMGARVKVGNGFIDAEVDGRLKGARVYLDFPSVGATENIMMAATLAEGTTVLENVAKEPEIVDLANFLNKMGARVTGAGTGTIKIEGVKQLFGTEHAIIPDRIEAGTFMVAAAITKGNVLVQGAIPEHLSSLIAKMEEMGVEIHEEEDGLRIIGKDNLKAVDIKTMPHPGFPTDMQSQMMALLLRAKGTSMITETVFENRFMHVEEFRRMNAEVKIEGRSVILSGPSNTQGAEVSATDLRAAAALILNGLVADGITRVTELKHLDRGYVNFHGKLAALGAEIERVNVESPAEKTIADMNA; this comes from the coding sequence TTGGAAAATATCATCGTCCGCGGCGGAAAAAGGCTTAGCGGTACAGTTAAAGTAGAGGGAGCAAAAAACGCCGTTTTGCCGGTTATCGCTGCAACATTATTAGCAAGTGACGGGAAAAGTATCATTAAAGACGTGCCGACGCTTTCCGATGTATATACAATAAATGAAGTACTGCGCAATCTTAATGCAGAGGTTGCCTTTCAAAATAATCAAGTTACTGTAGATGCATCTAAAGATTTATTAGACGAAGCACCGTTTGAATATGTAAGTAAAATGCGTGCCTCAGTACTAGTAATGGGATCTTTATTGGCTAGAAATGGCCGCGCTCGTGTAGCACTACCTGGAGGGTGTGCAATCGGTTCACGTCCTATTGATCAGCATTTGAAGGGCTTTGAAGCAATGGGAGCCCGCGTTAAAGTTGGAAATGGGTTTATCGATGCAGAAGTAGACGGACGTTTGAAGGGTGCAAGAGTGTATCTTGACTTCCCAAGCGTTGGAGCTACTGAAAACATTATGATGGCAGCAACACTTGCTGAAGGAACAACAGTCCTTGAAAACGTTGCGAAGGAACCTGAGATTGTCGATCTTGCTAATTTCCTAAATAAAATGGGTGCAAGAGTAACAGGCGCAGGAACTGGAACAATTAAAATTGAAGGGGTTAAACAGTTATTTGGAACAGAGCATGCGATTATTCCTGACCGTATTGAAGCCGGCACCTTTATGGTCGCAGCTGCAATAACAAAGGGAAATGTTCTTGTTCAAGGTGCTATCCCTGAACACCTAAGCTCGTTAATTGCCAAAATGGAAGAAATGGGCGTAGAAATTCATGAAGAAGAAGATGGTCTGCGCATCATCGGGAAAGATAACCTAAAAGCGGTTGATATTAAAACGATGCCGCATCCAGGTTTCCCAACTGATATGCAATCACAAATGATGGCCCTGTTATTACGCGCTAAGGGAACAAGTATGATTACTGAAACTGTTTTCGAAAATCGTTTCATGCATGTGGAAGAATTCCGCCGCATGAACGCTGAAGTGAAAATTGAAGGGCGTTCTGTTATTTTGAGCGGCCCATCTAACACTCAGGGAGCAGAAGTTTCTGCTACCGATCTTCGTGCAGCAGCTGCGTTAATTCTAAATGGTTTAGTAGCTGATGGAATCACGCGTGTGACTGAATTGAAGCATCTTGACCGTGGATACGTTAATTTCCATGGTAAATTAGCTGCTCTTGGTGCAGAAATTGAACGTGTAAACGTTGAATCACCTGCAGAAAAAACAATTGCTGATATGAACGCATAA
- a CDS encoding NADH-quinone oxidoreductase subunit D: MIRIEEMLLNVGPQHPSTHGVFRLVIKIDGEIIKEATPVIGYLHRGTEKLAENLQYTQIIPYTDRMDYLAAMTNNYVLCHAVETMMDLKIPDRAEYLRVLSMELGRVSSHLVWWGTFLLDLGATSPFLYAFREREMIINLLNELSGARLTFNYMRVGGVKWDAPEGWIEKVRDFVPYMREQLKGYHQLVTGNEIFMNRVKGIGAYTKEDALNYSLSGANLRCTGVKWDLRKDEPYSIYDRFDFDVPVRESGDAWARYHCRIEEIEESLKIIEQCVEQFPSDGPIMAKVPKIVKVPKGEGFVRIESPRGEIGCYIASEGKKEPYRLKFRRPSFYNLQILPKLLQGENMANLVTILGAIDIVLGEVDG, from the coding sequence ATGATACGGATAGAAGAAATGCTATTAAATGTCGGTCCTCAGCACCCAAGTACACATGGGGTATTTCGGCTTGTTATTAAAATAGATGGAGAAATTATTAAGGAAGCAACACCGGTGATAGGGTATCTTCATAGAGGAACGGAGAAACTCGCGGAAAATTTACAGTATACTCAAATTATTCCTTATACCGATAGGATGGATTATCTGGCCGCCATGACGAATAATTATGTTCTTTGTCATGCGGTGGAAACGATGATGGATCTTAAGATACCTGATCGTGCTGAATATTTACGTGTCCTTTCTATGGAACTCGGGCGTGTATCCAGTCACTTAGTCTGGTGGGGAACCTTCTTGCTGGACCTGGGTGCAACCAGTCCATTTTTGTATGCTTTCCGTGAGCGGGAAATGATTATTAATCTGTTGAATGAACTATCCGGCGCACGGCTGACTTTTAATTATATGAGAGTAGGCGGTGTAAAGTGGGATGCGCCTGAGGGGTGGATTGAAAAAGTCCGTGATTTTGTTCCATATATGCGGGAACAACTCAAGGGATATCATCAGCTCGTCACCGGAAATGAAATATTTATGAATCGGGTAAAAGGAATCGGCGCCTATACAAAGGAAGACGCCCTTAATTATTCATTAAGCGGAGCTAACTTAAGGTGTACAGGTGTGAAATGGGATTTACGTAAAGACGAACCCTATTCAATTTATGACCGGTTTGATTTTGATGTCCCTGTCCGTGAAAGCGGTGATGCTTGGGCAAGGTATCATTGCCGGATTGAAGAAATAGAAGAATCCTTAAAAATAATCGAACAATGTGTGGAACAATTTCCAAGCGATGGTCCGATTATGGCCAAAGTGCCGAAAATTGTTAAGGTGCCAAAAGGGGAAGGCTTTGTGAGAATTGAGTCTCCTCGTGGGGAAATTGGCTGTTATATCGCGAGTGAAGGAAAAAAAGAACCCTACCGTTTAAAATTTAGAAGGCCATCCTTTTATAATCTGCAAATCCTCCCGAAACTTTTACAAGGAGAGAATATGGCCAATCTTGTGACTATATTAGGGGCGATTGATATCGTCTTGGGAGAGGTGGATGGATAG
- a CDS encoding complex I subunit 4 family protein, whose protein sequence is MTFLLSVLVFSPILGILLLLLTSKQHESNLKMFGFIGTVPPLLVSLILYQYYASGASLADFTIKNNWIRFANLSQYDAKLFTVDYELSIDGFSLVLVLMTALLSSLAAFASRSIKKEWKGYFILLLFLEIGMLGVFTAQNLVLFFLFFELTLVSAFFLVGKWGFAEKEKAAYSFLIYNGIGSAILLLVIMILFARAGTTNIQALTHIITIGGVPTIAPISASMKYALLVGLVAAFAIKLPIFPMHRWMVMVHVEAPTPIVMLHAGVLLKIGAYGMIRFGMGIFPEQFKSVAFYLAVLGVINFLYGAFMAFIQTDFKRVLAYSSISHMGVVLIGLGSLQAAGIQGAVFQVVSHGLIAALLFYLVGIIQEKTDTSFIPDLGGLAKNMPRLSGWLLAGSFASLGLPGMSGFVSEFLAFLGLFKSEPWLAAIGAVGIVMTAVYMLRAVMGITFGKENEKHEHLTDLNALQQIPAGILLLLIISIGVYPSLLGEPLQRTLDAIMIGIGR, encoded by the coding sequence ATGACATTCCTGCTCTCAGTTCTTGTTTTTTCACCTATTTTAGGCATCCTGCTGCTTCTACTCACATCCAAACAACATGAAAGTAACCTGAAGATGTTTGGCTTTATTGGCACAGTGCCACCTCTGTTGGTATCCTTGATTCTTTATCAATACTATGCAAGCGGAGCTTCTCTAGCTGATTTTACGATAAAGAATAATTGGATACGATTTGCAAATCTTTCACAGTATGATGCGAAATTATTTACAGTTGATTATGAACTGTCCATTGACGGCTTTTCGCTTGTGTTAGTGTTGATGACAGCTTTGCTTTCATCACTTGCTGCGTTCGCCTCACGCAGCATTAAGAAAGAATGGAAGGGGTATTTTATCCTTCTTCTGTTTCTAGAAATAGGAATGCTTGGAGTATTTACGGCTCAAAACTTGGTGCTCTTTTTCCTCTTTTTTGAACTCACCTTGGTCTCGGCCTTCTTTTTAGTCGGTAAATGGGGGTTTGCAGAAAAAGAAAAAGCGGCGTATAGCTTTTTAATCTATAACGGCATTGGTTCAGCTATTCTCCTACTAGTGATTATGATTCTATTCGCACGTGCGGGAACCACGAATATTCAAGCGCTGACACATATTATTACCATTGGCGGGGTGCCGACTATTGCTCCTATCTCCGCATCCATGAAATATGCCCTCTTAGTCGGATTAGTGGCAGCTTTTGCTATTAAACTGCCAATCTTTCCAATGCACCGCTGGATGGTTATGGTACATGTTGAAGCCCCAACCCCAATCGTGATGCTTCATGCTGGTGTGCTGTTAAAAATAGGGGCTTACGGAATGATCCGCTTCGGAATGGGAATCTTCCCAGAGCAATTCAAATCTGTTGCTTTTTACTTAGCGGTGCTTGGTGTAATCAACTTTCTATATGGAGCGTTTATGGCGTTCATTCAGACAGACTTCAAACGGGTATTAGCGTACTCTTCCATTTCGCATATGGGAGTCGTGTTAATTGGGCTTGGCTCATTACAAGCAGCTGGGATCCAGGGAGCTGTCTTTCAGGTAGTATCTCACGGATTAATTGCTGCCCTATTATTTTACTTGGTGGGAATAATCCAGGAAAAGACTGACACATCATTCATTCCAGATCTCGGAGGCTTAGCTAAAAACATGCCTCGATTATCGGGCTGGCTTCTTGCAGGCTCATTTGCTTCCCTTGGTTTGCCGGGAATGTCCGGGTTTGTCAGTGAGTTTTTGGCTTTCTTAGGATTATTTAAATCCGAACCATGGCTTGCAGCAATTGGGGCAGTTGGTATCGTTATGACAGCTGTTTACATGCTCCGAGCCGTGATGGGCATAACCTTTGGCAAAGAAAATGAAAAACATGAACATCTTACAGATCTTAATGCGCTGCAGCAAATCCCAGCAGGTATCCTCCTGCTTCTGATTATTAGTATTGGGGTATATCCATCTCTTCTCGGAGAGCCGCTGCAGCGTACACTCGATGCAATCATGATCGGGATAGGGAGGTGA
- the nuoI gene encoding NADH-quinone oxidoreductase subunit NuoI has protein sequence MIGLAKGLAYTLKNLTRKKVTYAYPNEPLPLPDRFRGIQKFYPEKCIVCNQCVTICPTDCIQLTGIKHPDPSKKGKKVIDTYDINFEICILCDLCTEVCPTEAIVMTNNFELAEYSRDELFKNLEWLDENDENIRKVNKV, from the coding sequence ATGATTGGTTTAGCAAAAGGATTGGCTTATACGCTGAAAAATTTAACGCGAAAAAAAGTGACCTATGCTTACCCGAATGAACCGCTGCCGCTTCCTGATCGTTTTCGAGGCATCCAGAAGTTCTATCCAGAAAAATGTATTGTTTGCAATCAATGCGTGACCATATGTCCAACAGATTGCATTCAATTGACAGGAATTAAGCATCCCGACCCTTCTAAGAAGGGTAAAAAAGTTATTGATACGTACGATATTAATTTTGAAATCTGTATCTTGTGTGATCTTTGTACGGAAGTGTGTCCGACCGAAGCCATTGTTATGACCAATAATTTTGAACTGGCAGAGTATAGTCGGGATGAATTATTTAAAAACTTGGAGTGGCTCGATGAAAATGATGAAAATATTCGGAAGGTGAATAAGGTATGA
- the nuoN gene encoding NADH-quinone oxidoreductase subunit NuoN gives MDLQTMLNYHWEAMIPEFIILGTAVLLTLLDLFWPPYIRRRMLAWIGLIGILLSLLSLLVILPVEVVSILDDSFRLDSFAKAFKLLLLVGAAFVMLLAESYEPKEGMKEQRGEFYYLFLTALLGAMIMTSSGDLITLFIGLELLSISSYILAGIRKHHTASNEAAMKYVISGGISTAITLFGMSYLYGLTGSTNLTAMSMIMKETVDTQFLYLFGLAFFMVLVGLSFKIASAPFHMWAPDVYQGAPIPVTAFLSVVSKTAGFAIILRILLTLYRDVWGDAVGAFSFFESNSIYIAFLAGITMIIGNVVALRQRNLKRLFAYSSIAHAGYLLVAFATLGSQYFLFDTFWFYLLAYLFMNLGAFAVIQVVSGNTEQEETDMLSGLYQRSPWLAVAMGISILSLAGIPGTAGFIAKVSIFLGAFAMDPGFYVLAAIMAGTTVISYIYYFGILVQLFLRTPNIQTKPKVPAGINILLAVCVVMTIIFGLAPNIAFDFLHQQFGDFIDFQ, from the coding sequence ATGGATCTTCAAACTATGCTGAATTATCACTGGGAAGCAATGATACCCGAGTTTATCATTCTTGGTACAGCTGTGTTACTAACGCTTTTAGATTTATTTTGGCCGCCATATATCAGGCGAAGAATGCTTGCTTGGATTGGGCTAATTGGAATTCTCCTATCCTTACTGTCCTTGCTAGTGATATTGCCGGTAGAAGTCGTCAGTATTCTCGATGATTCATTTAGACTGGATTCTTTTGCAAAAGCCTTTAAACTACTTTTACTTGTAGGTGCAGCGTTTGTGATGCTGCTAGCTGAGAGTTATGAACCTAAAGAGGGGATGAAGGAACAACGCGGAGAATTTTATTATTTGTTTCTTACCGCCTTACTTGGTGCCATGATTATGACGTCGAGTGGAGACTTGATTACACTGTTCATCGGTTTGGAACTTTTGTCAATTTCCTCTTATATATTAGCAGGAATACGAAAACATCATACGGCTTCTAATGAAGCGGCAATGAAGTATGTAATCAGCGGAGGTATTTCAACAGCGATTACGTTGTTTGGGATGAGCTATCTTTACGGGTTGACTGGATCTACAAATCTTACGGCGATGAGTATGATTATGAAGGAAACCGTAGATACCCAATTTCTTTACTTATTCGGGCTCGCCTTTTTCATGGTCCTTGTTGGTCTGTCTTTCAAAATTGCTTCTGCACCCTTTCATATGTGGGCACCAGATGTCTATCAGGGTGCACCGATACCTGTCACCGCATTTTTAAGTGTAGTGTCTAAAACGGCTGGGTTCGCTATTATTCTCCGAATCTTGCTCACTTTGTATAGAGATGTATGGGGGGATGCGGTCGGTGCGTTCAGCTTTTTTGAGAGTAATTCCATTTATATTGCCTTTTTGGCAGGCATCACGATGATTATTGGAAATGTTGTTGCCCTAAGACAGCGAAACCTAAAACGACTTTTTGCTTATTCGAGTATTGCCCACGCAGGCTATTTATTGGTAGCATTTGCGACATTAGGCAGCCAATATTTCTTATTTGACACGTTTTGGTTTTATTTACTCGCTTATTTGTTTATGAATCTAGGGGCTTTTGCAGTTATTCAAGTGGTCTCGGGGAATACAGAGCAAGAGGAGACCGACATGCTGTCTGGTTTATATCAGCGCTCCCCGTGGCTGGCTGTGGCAATGGGGATCTCTATTCTAAGTCTGGCTGGTATACCTGGTACGGCAGGGTTTATTGCCAAAGTATCTATTTTCCTTGGAGCTTTTGCCATGGATCCAGGTTTTTATGTACTCGCCGCAATTATGGCTGGAACAACAGTCATTTCATACATCTATTACTTTGGCATTCTAGTACAGCTGTTTCTCCGGACGCCGAATATACAAACAAAACCCAAAGTACCTGCAGGGATAAACATTCTATTAGCTGTCTGTGTTGTAATGACCATTATATTCGGTCTTGCACCGAATATAGCCTTCGATTTTTTACACCAGCAGTTTGGTGATTTCATTGATTTTCAATAA
- the nuoK gene encoding NADH-quinone oxidoreductase subunit NuoK, producing MTEVPLSAYLVLALVLFCIGLYGALTKRNTVIVLISIELMLNAANINFVAFSRLGVTPSITGQVFSLFSITIAAAEAAVGLAILMALYRRKKTVNIDEMDTLKH from the coding sequence ATGACGGAGGTACCTCTATCTGCCTACCTAGTTCTTGCACTTGTTCTATTTTGTATCGGTCTATATGGTGCGTTAACAAAACGTAATACGGTCATTGTATTAATTTCAATTGAACTCATGCTTAATGCAGCAAATATCAATTTTGTTGCCTTTAGTCGGCTGGGCGTTACACCGTCGATAACTGGACAGGTTTTTTCTTTATTTTCGATTACCATAGCAGCTGCAGAAGCGGCAGTAGGATTGGCCATTTTGATGGCTTTATATCGCAGAAAGAAAACCGTGAATATTGACGAAATGGATACGTTGAAGCATTAG